In Hasllibacter sp. MH4015, the following proteins share a genomic window:
- a CDS encoding GntR family transcriptional regulator yields the protein MARTPLYKAAETQMIARIKEGDWEVGRRLPNEFQLADEFGVSQGTMRRALISLEDMGYLNRKPGRGTLVATNMPTKPSAPAPVPRLLTEDGTPLVLDPFRARTDTRGATPGEADLFGSNRLATMERTLKCNGTRAAVDEVVVPEALIPALDEDAPADLASLLQAHGQEAARITATARAEMTDMALSVALSTDRHTPLLCVTSVALDGSGAAIARQVLRIAMRGVTLAHE from the coding sequence ATGGCGCGTACCCCCCTCTACAAGGCCGCAGAAACCCAGATGATCGCCCGGATCAAGGAAGGCGATTGGGAGGTCGGTCGCCGTCTGCCCAACGAATTCCAACTGGCCGATGAATTCGGGGTCAGCCAGGGCACGATGCGGCGCGCGCTGATCAGCCTTGAGGATATGGGATACCTCAACCGAAAGCCCGGACGCGGCACGCTTGTGGCAACCAATATGCCCACGAAGCCGAGCGCGCCCGCGCCGGTGCCACGCCTCTTGACGGAAGACGGCACGCCCCTGGTGCTTGATCCCTTCCGGGCACGCACCGACACACGCGGCGCGACCCCCGGGGAGGCGGATCTGTTCGGGTCCAACCGTCTTGCCACGATGGAACGGACGCTGAAGTGCAATGGCACGCGGGCCGCGGTGGACGAGGTTGTGGTGCCCGAGGCCTTGATCCCGGCCTTGGACGAGGATGCCCCCGCAGACCTCGCGTCGCTCTTGCAGGCCCATGGCCAGGAGGCCGCGCGGATCACCGCCACCGCCCGCGCAGAGATGACGGACATGGCGCTCTCCGTTGCGCTTTCGACCGACCGGCACACGCCGCTTCTGTGCGTCACCAGCGTGGCGCTGGACGGCAGCGGTGCAGCAATCGCCAGACAGGTGTTGCGCATAGCCATGCGCGGCGTCACCCTCGCCCACGAATAG
- a CDS encoding HpcH/HpaI aldolase/citrate lyase family protein, with translation MTRDLRTLLASDAVTLGTWSQIAAPEMVDLIGLNGFGFTIIDCEHGVFGMETAENLARAADANDIACAVRVPRNDPVLIMKALDAGIRHVVVPNLSSGADAAQAVAATRFGPQGLRGACPCCRSGGHFIRNWTDYVAEEEARVGIIALVETAEGHRNIKDICATQGLRAVMVGPFDLSVSMGLNGDWRHADVRLAVEGMVATALDADLPVIMPVFSPDPSECADLVAGWRERGVRTFVIGSDKILIATAFANWTQALTGD, from the coding sequence ATGACTCGCGACCTCAGAACGCTTCTCGCATCAGACGCGGTGACGCTTGGCACGTGGTCGCAGATCGCGGCACCCGAAATGGTGGACCTGATCGGCTTGAACGGGTTCGGCTTCACGATCATCGACTGCGAACACGGCGTCTTCGGGATGGAGACTGCCGAGAACCTCGCCCGTGCCGCGGACGCCAATGACATCGCTTGCGCCGTCCGGGTGCCGCGCAATGATCCGGTGCTCATCATGAAGGCGCTGGATGCGGGCATCCGACATGTCGTCGTCCCGAACCTCTCCTCGGGGGCCGACGCCGCTCAGGCGGTCGCGGCAACACGCTTCGGCCCACAGGGTCTGCGCGGGGCCTGCCCCTGTTGCCGTTCGGGCGGGCACTTCATCCGCAACTGGACGGACTACGTGGCCGAAGAGGAGGCGCGTGTCGGCATCATCGCCTTGGTCGAAACAGCCGAAGGGCATCGCAACATCAAGGACATCTGCGCGACCCAAGGCCTGCGCGCCGTGATGGTCGGTCCGTTCGATCTGTCCGTCTCCATGGGCCTGAACGGCGATTGGCGCCATGCCGATGTGCGGTTGGCGGTGGAGGGGATGGTGGCCACCGCGCTTGATGCGGATCTGCCGGTCATCATGCCCGTCTTTTCGCCCGACCCGTCGGAATGTGCGGATCTGGTGGCTGGATGGCGCGAGCGGGGCGTACGCACATTCGTGATCGGCTCGGACAAGATCCTGATCGCGACCGCCTTCGCGAATTGGACCCAAGCTCTCACGGGCGATTGA
- a CDS encoding RidA family protein, with amino-acid sequence MPSRKVIIPEGMENIYDTYHYAPGILVGDTLYCSGQVGRDENLNVVEGAEAQFTQAFENAGKVLAAAGASFDDVVELESWFAGSMDELKTFMAVKDRYFTNRYPTWTGFSVKGFSMPGILVEIKCKAILGLSDA; translated from the coding sequence ATGCCCAGCCGCAAGGTCATCATCCCCGAGGGGATGGAGAACATCTACGACACCTATCACTACGCCCCCGGCATTCTGGTGGGCGACACGCTTTATTGCTCCGGTCAGGTGGGCCGGGACGAAAACCTCAACGTGGTCGAAGGAGCGGAGGCGCAGTTCACCCAGGCCTTCGAGAATGCGGGCAAGGTTCTGGCCGCGGCCGGGGCCAGCTTTGATGATGTGGTCGAGCTCGAAAGCTGGTTCGCGGGCTCGATGGACGAGCTGAAGACCTTCATGGCCGTCAAGGACCGGTACTTCACCAACCGATACCCGACTTGGACAGGCTTTTCGGTCAAGGGTTTCTCGATGCCTGGCATATTGGTCGAGATCAAATGCAAGGCCATCCTCGGCCTGTCAGACGCATGA
- a CDS encoding pyruvate dehydrogenase complex E1 component subunit beta: protein MADPSILDTLRTDPSGNTLGPEERLAGLKMMLRIRRFETRAKELFLQGVIKGTAHSSVGQEAIAAGACAVLEPQDFVLTHHRGHGHTIAKGADLGRMFAELMGREAGYCAGLGGSMHIADFDEGILGANGIIGAGMGLGTGAALAEQLDGSGAIGITFFGDGAANEGIFHEAMNLAAIWNLPLIFFCENNQYGLTTATEAVTAGATIAGRADAYGVPNDRIDGNDLATVHAAVTRAALRARAGDGPTLIEALTYRWDDHSMRANLPAYRSEAEEEAWKSRDPIIRLGADMAARSELDDARYTALNEAAETEIEAAIDWAKSQSEPDMGGAMALVSAPRPKLKAAPPAPGNREITYAQAITEAFAQEMARDEDVVLLGEDIGKTGGIFGLTRGLFDDFGPDRVRDTPISEGAIATCGVGAAMRGKRVVVEAQLWDFVTLMMDAIVNQAAKARFMLGGKAKVPIVFRGPQGAGIRLAAQHCQSLEMFFANVPGLEIYAPASAYDAKGLMAAAIRHNGPVVFLEHKLLYLGQPQPVPDETYAIEPGRARVVRQGTDCTIVATLAMVERAVQAAEKLADEGISVEVIDPRTIKPFDIDTIADSVRKTNRAVVVHEAPLFGGFGGEIASAINEAAFDWLDAPVARIGAPEMPVPYNDRLERQYMPDARRIAEAVKSVCYRR from the coding sequence ATGGCTGATCCCTCCATCCTCGACACGCTTCGCACTGACCCAAGCGGCAATACGCTGGGGCCGGAAGAGCGTTTGGCTGGCCTGAAAATGATGCTTCGCATTCGCCGGTTTGAGACCCGCGCGAAGGAGCTGTTCCTGCAGGGCGTGATCAAAGGCACCGCCCATTCCAGCGTCGGGCAGGAGGCCATCGCGGCGGGGGCCTGCGCCGTGCTGGAGCCGCAGGACTTCGTCCTGACCCACCATCGCGGCCACGGCCACACAATCGCAAAAGGGGCCGATCTGGGCCGGATGTTTGCCGAATTGATGGGGCGCGAAGCAGGCTATTGCGCGGGCCTGGGCGGGTCGATGCATATCGCGGATTTCGACGAGGGTATTCTGGGCGCAAACGGCATCATCGGCGCGGGCATGGGCCTTGGGACCGGGGCGGCCCTGGCTGAGCAGCTTGATGGCAGCGGTGCCATCGGGATCACCTTCTTCGGCGATGGCGCGGCGAATGAGGGCATCTTCCACGAGGCCATGAACCTTGCCGCGATCTGGAACCTGCCGCTGATCTTCTTTTGCGAAAACAACCAATACGGTCTGACAACAGCGACGGAGGCGGTCACGGCGGGTGCCACGATCGCGGGCCGGGCCGACGCCTACGGCGTCCCGAACGACCGGATCGATGGCAATGATCTGGCGACTGTCCATGCTGCCGTGACCCGCGCCGCCCTGCGCGCCCGCGCGGGCGATGGGCCGACCCTGATCGAGGCGTTGACCTATCGCTGGGATGACCATTCCATGCGCGCCAACCTGCCCGCCTATCGGAGTGAGGCGGAGGAGGAGGCGTGGAAATCCCGCGATCCGATCATCCGTCTCGGCGCGGACATGGCGGCACGCTCCGAACTCGACGACGCACGCTACACCGCGCTGAACGAAGCCGCTGAGACCGAGATCGAAGCCGCGATCGACTGGGCCAAATCCCAATCCGAACCCGACATGGGTGGCGCCATGGCCCTTGTCAGCGCGCCGCGCCCCAAGCTGAAAGCGGCACCGCCCGCCCCGGGCAACCGCGAAATCACATATGCGCAAGCCATCACCGAGGCGTTTGCCCAGGAAATGGCCCGCGACGAGGATGTGGTCCTTTTGGGCGAAGACATTGGCAAAACCGGTGGCATTTTCGGCCTGACGCGCGGCCTGTTCGACGACTTCGGACCAGATCGCGTGCGCGACACGCCGATCTCTGAGGGTGCGATTGCAACCTGCGGCGTCGGTGCGGCGATGCGTGGCAAGCGCGTGGTGGTGGAGGCTCAGCTTTGGGATTTCGTGACCCTCATGATGGATGCCATCGTCAACCAGGCCGCCAAGGCGCGCTTCATGCTGGGTGGCAAGGCCAAGGTTCCCATCGTGTTCCGCGGTCCCCAGGGCGCGGGCATCCGACTGGCCGCACAGCATTGCCAATCGCTTGAGATGTTTTTTGCCAACGTACCGGGGCTGGAGATCTACGCGCCCGCCTCCGCCTATGACGCCAAGGGCCTCATGGCCGCCGCCATCCGTCACAACGGGCCGGTCGTTTTTCTGGAACACAAGCTTCTATACCTGGGACAACCGCAACCTGTTCCTGACGAGACCTACGCGATCGAACCGGGCCGCGCGCGCGTTGTGCGGCAAGGGACGGATTGCACAATCGTTGCCACCTTGGCGATGGTGGAGCGTGCCGTTCAGGCCGCCGAGAAACTCGCCGATGAAGGGATCAGCGTGGAGGTCATCGACCCCCGCACGATCAAGCCGTTCGACATCGACACAATCGCCGACAGTGTCCGCAAGACGAACCGCGCCGTTGTCGTGCACGAGGCGCCGCTTTTCGGCGGGTTCGGCGGTGAAATCGCCTCCGCCATCAATGAGGCCGCCTTTGACTGGCTCGACGCGCCCGTCGCCCGCATCGGCGCGCCCGAGATGCCTGTGCCCTACAACGACAGGCTGGAACGCCAATACATGCCCGATGCGCGCCGCATCGCCGAGGCCGTGAAATCCGTCTGCTACAGGAGGTAA